The following proteins are co-located in the Haloplanus sp. HW8-1 genome:
- the gcvPB gene encoding aminomethyl-transferring glycine dehydrogenase subunit GcvPB gives MSQERHERADDGSSDEGTSAATGREAPHQQARWYAGDRYEPLSSEKGTETVSVTSSLPDDLTRDELELPDLAEPEVTRHYTRLSQMNYGIDSGPIPLGSCTMKYNPAFTEDVAAHPGNRVHPLRDDDDKQGILHLLYELQETLGAIGGMDAVTLQPPAGAAGEFTGIQVAKAYHEAHGEGSRNEVIVPESAHGTNFASAAMAGYDVVELPSDEDGRVEVEALEAAAGDDTALLMLTNPNTLGLFERSIEEIAEIVHEAGGLLYYDGANLNSLLGKARPGDMGFDIMHFNLHKTFATPHGGGGPGQGPIGVGAALAPYLPTPQVREADGDYETYEPEHSIGRVHEFVGNWLVLVKAYAYILRHGDEGLERVSETAVLNANYLASRIEYEVPYGPFHHEFVASADEDAADVAKAMLDHGVHPPTTKWPEIVDEALMTEPTETESKRRLDDLAAAFDAVAAMDPERLAETPTETTARRIDQAAAARTPRLSWQDL, from the coding sequence ATGAGCCAAGAGCGTCACGAGCGAGCGGACGACGGATCGTCCGACGAAGGGACGTCGGCGGCAACGGGGCGGGAGGCCCCCCACCAGCAGGCGCGGTGGTACGCCGGCGACCGGTACGAGCCGCTGTCGAGCGAGAAGGGCACCGAAACCGTCTCGGTGACGTCGTCGCTGCCGGACGACCTGACGCGTGACGAACTGGAGCTTCCGGACCTCGCCGAACCGGAGGTGACGCGCCACTACACCCGGCTCTCGCAGATGAACTACGGCATCGACTCCGGCCCCATCCCGCTGGGCTCGTGTACGATGAAGTACAACCCCGCGTTCACCGAGGACGTGGCGGCTCACCCGGGCAACCGTGTCCACCCCCTCCGAGACGACGACGACAAACAGGGCATCCTGCACCTGCTGTACGAACTGCAGGAGACGCTCGGAGCCATCGGCGGGATGGACGCGGTGACCCTCCAGCCGCCGGCCGGTGCCGCCGGCGAGTTCACGGGCATCCAGGTGGCGAAAGCCTACCACGAGGCCCACGGCGAGGGATCGCGAAACGAGGTAATCGTCCCCGAGTCGGCCCACGGCACCAACTTCGCCAGCGCGGCGATGGCCGGCTACGACGTGGTGGAACTGCCGTCCGACGAGGACGGTCGGGTCGAGGTCGAGGCGCTGGAGGCGGCCGCCGGCGACGACACCGCGCTCCTGATGCTCACCAACCCCAACACGCTCGGTCTGTTCGAGCGGTCCATCGAGGAGATCGCCGAGATCGTCCACGAGGCGGGTGGCCTGCTCTACTACGACGGCGCGAACCTCAACTCCCTGCTCGGCAAGGCCCGTCCCGGCGACATGGGCTTCGACATCATGCACTTCAACCTGCACAAGACGTTCGCGACGCCGCACGGCGGGGGTGGACCGGGACAGGGCCCGATCGGCGTCGGGGCTGCCCTCGCGCCCTACCTCCCCACCCCACAGGTCCGCGAAGCCGACGGCGACTACGAGACCTACGAACCGGAACACAGCATCGGGCGCGTCCACGAGTTCGTGGGCAACTGGCTGGTGCTGGTGAAGGCCTACGCGTACATCCTCCGGCACGGCGACGAGGGACTGGAGCGGGTGAGCGAGACGGCCGTGTTGAACGCCAACTACCTCGCCTCGCGCATCGAGTACGAGGTGCCCTACGGCCCCTTCCACCACGAGTTCGTGGCGAGCGCGGACGAGGACGCCGCGGACGTGGCGAAGGCGATGCTGGATCACGGCGTCCACCCGCCGACGACGAAGTGGCCCGAGATCGTCGACGAGGCGCTGATGACGGAGCCGACGGAGACCGAGTCGAAGCGGCGACTCGACGACCTCGCGGCGGCGTTCGACGCCGTCGCGGCGATGGATCCGGAGCGGTTGGCCGAGACGCCGACCGAGACGACCGCACGGCGGATCGACCAGGCGGCGGCCGCACGGACCCCGCGGCTGTCGTGGCAGGACCTGTAG
- the glyA gene encoding serine hydroxymethyltransferase, with protein MPPNASPLRETDPAVADAIAGEERRQENNLEMIASENHVSEAVMEAQGSVMTNKYAEGYPGERYYGGCQHMDTVETLAIERATELFGADHVNVQPHSGTQANMGVYFAALEPGDRILSLDLNHGGHLSHGHHVNFSGQLYDVEQYGVDPETGYIDYDAVADQAAEFDPDMIVSGSSAYPREFDFERLSAIADEVGADHLADIAHVTGLVAAGVHVTPVGDADFVTGSTHKTIRAGRGGMIMTTEAHAEAVDKAIFPGGQGGPLMHNIAGKAVGFGEALDPSFTDYAERVVENAKTLADVFLDAGVTPVSGGTDKHLLLLDLRDSHPDLTGEAAEDALDDVGITVNKNTVPGETRSPFVTSGIRIGTPALTTRGFDAEAMETVGELIVDRLNAPDDADVASEVRAEVDRLCTEFPVYESR; from the coding sequence GTGCCACCGAACGCCTCACCCCTTCGGGAGACCGATCCGGCGGTCGCCGACGCCATCGCCGGCGAGGAGCGCAGACAGGAGAACAACCTCGAGATGATCGCCTCGGAGAACCACGTCTCCGAGGCGGTGATGGAGGCCCAGGGGAGCGTGATGACGAACAAGTACGCGGAGGGCTACCCCGGGGAGCGGTACTACGGCGGGTGCCAGCATATGGACACGGTCGAGACCCTCGCCATCGAGCGTGCGACGGAACTCTTCGGCGCCGACCACGTCAACGTCCAGCCCCACAGCGGGACGCAGGCGAACATGGGCGTCTACTTCGCCGCCCTCGAACCTGGCGACCGCATCCTCTCGCTCGACCTGAACCACGGCGGCCACCTGAGCCACGGCCACCACGTCAACTTCTCCGGCCAACTCTACGACGTCGAACAGTACGGCGTCGACCCCGAGACGGGGTATATCGACTACGACGCCGTCGCCGACCAGGCCGCCGAGTTCGATCCCGACATGATCGTCAGCGGCTCCTCGGCGTACCCCCGCGAGTTCGACTTCGAGCGCCTCTCGGCCATCGCCGACGAGGTCGGGGCCGACCACCTCGCGGACATCGCCCACGTGACGGGCCTGGTGGCGGCCGGCGTCCACGTCACCCCCGTCGGCGACGCCGACTTCGTCACCGGGAGTACGCACAAGACGATCCGTGCCGGCCGCGGCGGCATGATCATGACGACCGAAGCGCACGCGGAGGCGGTAGACAAGGCCATCTTCCCCGGCGGGCAGGGCGGCCCCCTGATGCACAACATCGCGGGGAAGGCGGTGGGGTTCGGCGAGGCGCTCGACCCCTCGTTTACCGACTACGCCGAGCGGGTCGTGGAGAACGCGAAGACGCTCGCCGACGTGTTTCTGGACGCCGGCGTCACGCCCGTCTCCGGCGGGACCGACAAGCATCTCCTCCTCCTCGACCTCCGGGACTCCCATCCGGACCTCACGGGCGAGGCGGCCGAGGACGCCCTCGACGACGTCGGCATCACGGTCAACAAGAACACGGTGCCGGGCGAGACCCGTTCACCCTTCGTCACCAGCGGAATCCGTATCGGCACGCCCGCGCTCACCACCCGTGGTTTCGACGCCGAGGCGATGGAGACGGTCGGCGAACTGATCGTCGACCGGCTGAACGCCCCCGACGACGCGGACGTGGCGAGCGAGGTACGCGCCGAAGTCGACCGCCTCTGTACCGAATTTCCGGTGTACGAGTCGCGGTGA
- the hisA gene encoding 1-(5-phosphoribosyl)-5-[(5-phosphoribosylamino)methylideneamino]imidazole-4-carboxamide isomerase has protein sequence MVQDSGFEVIPAVDVQDGEVVQLVQGERGTEKRYGDPVDAARRWVDAGARTLHLVDLDGAFEGERGNAAAIEAVVDAVDVPIQLGGGIRTVADATNLLDRGVDRVILGTAAVERPKIVAEISETHPGSVVVSLDAKDDEVVVSGWTEGTGLDPVEAATRYADLGAGALLFTDVDVEGRLDGVRAGRIERLADAVDIPVIASGGVATLDDVRACREAGAAAVVVGTALYEGAFTLEAAMEV, from the coding sequence ATGGTACAGGACTCCGGCTTCGAGGTGATCCCGGCGGTCGACGTACAGGACGGCGAGGTGGTGCAGCTCGTCCAGGGCGAGCGTGGGACCGAAAAGCGGTACGGCGACCCCGTGGATGCGGCACGGCGGTGGGTGGATGCGGGGGCGCGGACGCTCCACCTCGTCGACCTCGACGGCGCGTTCGAGGGCGAGCGAGGGAACGCCGCGGCGATCGAGGCGGTGGTCGACGCGGTCGACGTGCCGATCCAGCTAGGTGGCGGCATCCGTACCGTCGCGGACGCGACCAACCTGCTCGACCGGGGCGTCGACCGGGTGATCCTCGGGACTGCGGCGGTCGAACGGCCGAAGATCGTCGCGGAGATCAGCGAAACCCACCCGGGAAGCGTCGTCGTGAGCCTCGACGCGAAGGACGACGAGGTGGTCGTCTCGGGGTGGACCGAAGGGACGGGACTGGACCCTGTCGAAGCGGCGACGCGGTACGCGGATCTGGGTGCGGGTGCCCTCCTGTTCACCGACGTGGACGTGGAGGGACGCCTGGACGGGGTGCGCGCCGGACGGATCGAACGACTCGCCGACGCGGTGGACATTCCGGTGATCGCCAGCGGCGGCGTGGCGACGCTCGACGACGTGCGGGCGTGTCGGGAGGCGGGCGCCGCGGCGGTCGTCGTCGGGACGGCTCTCTACGAGGGAGCGTTCACCCTCGAAGCGGCGATGGAGGTTTGA
- a CDS encoding DUF7118 family protein encodes MSGNDGSADVASRLRAASEDLADARAAVEARGEARLEAVRAAYREATDLLDRYEGRATGTGDFAAFVEFQESFVELTEGLDDDLPARDAFKAANDLLDQRRLGEDDFDRAREELGPAADLVDLLADREAAREAFEAARRDARRRLRDLDARIDSLERLQRLGEADLDAPVDRLREPIEAYDEAVREAWAAFRRDASAREVFRVVAASRAYPLAAFPEVPPDLREYVESRPAGEEPIPTLLEYADYSTSKLSHYVDDPAALRTRVGTHRTYLERLDADPLVVSWPPPDAETLRYRASELVSVVARFADEGTVAAARRLRDLPDDVAYDRLRETALARDELDEAERERLERGAVEAELTAARDERERIEAALTATAE; translated from the coding sequence ATGAGCGGGAACGACGGATCGGCCGACGTCGCGTCGAGACTGCGGGCGGCCAGCGAGGACCTGGCCGACGCCCGCGCGGCCGTCGAGGCCCGCGGCGAGGCGCGACTGGAGGCGGTGCGAGCGGCCTACCGCGAGGCGACCGACCTGCTCGACCGGTACGAGGGGCGGGCGACCGGCACCGGCGACTTCGCCGCGTTCGTCGAGTTCCAGGAGTCGTTCGTCGAACTGACCGAGGGCCTCGACGACGACCTGCCGGCGCGGGACGCCTTCAAGGCGGCGAACGACCTGCTCGATCAGCGGCGCCTCGGCGAGGACGACTTCGATCGGGCCCGCGAGGAACTCGGCCCGGCGGCGGATCTGGTCGACCTGCTGGCGGACCGCGAGGCGGCGCGCGAGGCCTTCGAGGCGGCGCGCCGGGACGCGCGCCGGCGGCTGCGGGACCTCGACGCGCGGATCGACTCGCTCGAGCGGCTCCAACGACTGGGGGAGGCGGACCTCGACGCGCCGGTCGACCGCCTCCGCGAGCCGATCGAGGCCTACGACGAGGCGGTCAGGGAGGCCTGGGCGGCGTTCCGGCGAGACGCGAGCGCCCGCGAGGTGTTCCGCGTCGTCGCGGCGAGTCGGGCCTACCCGCTCGCCGCCTTCCCCGAGGTCCCGCCAGACCTGCGGGAGTACGTCGAGAGCCGCCCCGCCGGCGAGGAGCCGATCCCGACGCTGCTCGAGTACGCCGACTACTCGACGTCGAAGCTCTCACACTACGTCGACGACCCCGCGGCCCTGCGGACCCGGGTGGGCACCCACCGGACCTACCTCGAACGCCTCGACGCCGACCCGCTCGTCGTGTCGTGGCCGCCGCCGGATGCCGAGACCCTGCGGTATCGGGCGTCGGAACTCGTCTCGGTCGTCGCGCGCTTCGCGGACGAGGGGACCGTCGCGGCGGCGCGTCGCCTCCGTGACCTGCCCGACGACGTCGCGTACGATCGCCTCCGGGAGACGGCGCTCGCTCGGGACGAACTCGACGAGGCGGAGCGAGAACGGCTGGAGCGGGGTGCCGTCGAGGCGGAACTGACGGCCGCCCGCGACGAACGCGAGCGGATCGAGGCGGCGCTGACGGCGACGGCCGAGTGA
- the hisI gene encoding phosphoribosyl-AMP cyclohydrolase has translation MTVDVDFGADGLVPAVAQDADSGEVLMLAYVSPSALDRTRETGRAHYYSRSRDELWEKGATSGNVQHVEEVRVDCDADTLLYLVDQEGGACHTGHRSCFYRTVEGETVGERVFDPDAVYDDE, from the coding sequence ATGACCGTCGACGTGGACTTCGGAGCCGACGGCCTCGTCCCCGCCGTCGCACAGGACGCCGACTCCGGCGAGGTGTTGATGCTGGCGTACGTCTCGCCTTCGGCGCTCGACCGCACCCGCGAGACGGGGCGAGCACACTACTACTCCCGGAGCCGTGACGAACTCTGGGAGAAGGGTGCCACGAGCGGGAACGTCCAGCACGTCGAGGAGGTGCGGGTGGACTGTGACGCCGACACGCTGCTCTATCTCGTCGACCAGGAGGGGGGCGCCTGCCACACCGGCCACCGCTCCTGTTTCTACCGGACCGTCGAGGGCGAGACGGTCGGCGAGCGGGTGTTCGATCCCGACGCGGTGTACGACGACGAATGA
- the lpdA gene encoding dihydrolipoyl dehydrogenase: MVVGDVTTGTEVLVIGAGPGGYVAAIRAAQRDLDVTLVERDAYGGVCLNRGCIPSKAYITAADVAHDAATAEEMGIHADPVVDLAGMREWKDGVVDHLTGGVEKLCKANGVNLIEGTAKFVDEETVRVEHGGEGQGAETVAFDHCIVSTGSRPIQLPGFDFADDPVLDSAGLLSVETVPDRLVVVGAGYIGMELSTSFAKLGSDVTVVEMLDDVLPGYEEDVSRVVRKRAESLGIEFNFGEGASGWRDAADGGVVVTTEDADGEESTYGADRVLVAVGREPVTDSLDAENAGLDPNDDGFFETDERCETDVDGIYAVGDVAGEPMLAHAASAEGIVAAEAIAGEPAAFDAAAVPAAVFTDPEIATVGLTADEAAEEGYDPVTGEMPLNASGRALTLGETEGFVRVVASADGFLLGTQIVGPEASELIAEPTLAIEMGARLEDVAATIHTHPTLSEATMEAVENALGQAIHTLNR; this comes from the coding sequence ATGGTCGTTGGAGATGTGACTACCGGAACCGAGGTACTGGTCATCGGCGCGGGACCGGGCGGCTACGTCGCCGCCATCCGCGCCGCACAGCGCGACCTGGACGTCACGCTGGTGGAACGCGATGCCTACGGCGGCGTCTGTCTCAACCGCGGCTGTATCCCCTCGAAGGCGTACATCACGGCCGCGGACGTCGCCCACGACGCGGCGACGGCCGAGGAGATGGGCATCCACGCCGACCCCGTCGTCGATCTGGCGGGGATGCGAGAGTGGAAAGACGGCGTGGTCGATCACCTCACGGGCGGCGTCGAGAAACTCTGTAAGGCCAACGGAGTGAACCTGATCGAGGGGACGGCGAAGTTCGTCGACGAGGAGACGGTCCGCGTCGAACACGGCGGCGAGGGGCAGGGCGCCGAAACCGTCGCGTTCGACCACTGCATCGTCTCGACGGGGAGCCGACCGATCCAGCTACCGGGCTTCGACTTCGCCGACGATCCCGTACTGGATTCGGCCGGCCTGCTCTCGGTCGAGACGGTGCCGGATCGGCTGGTCGTCGTCGGTGCGGGCTACATCGGGATGGAGCTGTCGACGTCGTTTGCCAAACTCGGAAGCGACGTGACCGTCGTGGAGATGCTCGACGACGTCCTCCCGGGATACGAGGAGGACGTCTCGCGCGTGGTGCGCAAGCGCGCCGAGTCGCTCGGCATCGAGTTCAACTTCGGCGAGGGGGCAAGCGGGTGGCGGGACGCCGCCGACGGCGGGGTCGTCGTCACCACCGAGGACGCGGACGGCGAGGAGTCGACCTACGGCGCCGACCGGGTGCTCGTCGCGGTCGGCCGCGAACCGGTGACCGACTCGCTCGACGCCGAGAACGCGGGACTCGACCCGAACGACGACGGGTTCTTCGAGACCGACGAGCGGTGCGAGACCGACGTGGACGGCATCTACGCCGTCGGCGACGTGGCGGGCGAGCCGATGCTCGCACACGCCGCGTCGGCGGAAGGGATCGTCGCCGCGGAGGCCATCGCGGGCGAGCCGGCGGCGTTCGACGCGGCGGCGGTACCGGCGGCGGTGTTCACCGATCCGGAGATCGCGACAGTCGGCCTGACTGCCGACGAGGCGGCCGAGGAGGGGTACGACCCGGTGACCGGCGAGATGCCCCTCAACGCCAGCGGCCGGGCGCTGACACTCGGCGAGACCGAGGGCTTCGTCCGGGTGGTCGCGAGCGCAGACGGCTTCCTGCTCGGGACACAGATCGTCGGCCCCGAGGCCTCGGAACTGATCGCCGAACCGACGCTGGCCATCGAGATGGGCGCCCGGCTGGAAGACGTAGCGGCGACGATCCACACCCATCCGACGCTCTCGGAGGCGACGATGGAGGCCGTCGAGAACGCCCTCGGACAGGCGATCCACACGCTGAACCGGTAG
- the hisB gene encoding imidazoleglycerol-phosphate dehydratase HisB, producing MDRTAARSRETAETTIDLTLDVDGDGDARIDTGVGFFDHMLESFAKHGLFDLTVDCDGDLEIDDHHTVEDVALVLGGAFAEALGEKRGIRRFADRRVPLDEAVASVVVDVSGRPLFRFEGEFSEERVGEFTSVMARHFARSLAMQAGLTLHVEVDGENAHHEVEALFKALARTLDDATRIDDRRSDTPSTKGEL from the coding sequence ATGGACCGAACGGCCGCCCGAAGCCGCGAAACCGCGGAGACGACGATCGATCTGACCCTCGACGTGGACGGCGACGGGGACGCCCGGATCGACACCGGCGTCGGCTTCTTCGATCACATGCTCGAATCGTTCGCCAAACACGGCCTGTTCGACCTCACCGTCGACTGCGACGGCGACTTAGAGATCGACGACCACCACACCGTCGAGGACGTCGCCCTCGTCCTCGGGGGCGCGTTCGCGGAGGCGCTCGGCGAGAAGCGGGGGATCCGCCGGTTCGCCGACCGACGGGTGCCACTCGACGAGGCGGTGGCGAGCGTCGTCGTCGACGTGAGCGGCCGCCCGCTCTTCCGGTTCGAGGGCGAGTTCTCCGAGGAACGGGTCGGCGAGTTCACGAGCGTCATGGCGCGGCACTTCGCGCGGTCGCTGGCGATGCAGGCGGGGCTGACGCTCCACGTCGAGGTGGACGGGGAGAACGCCCACCACGAGGTGGAGGCGCTGTTCAAGGCGCTCGCGCGGACGCTCGACGACGCCACCCGGATCGACGACCGGCGGTCGGACACGCCGAGCACGAAAGGCGAACTCTGA
- the glmM gene encoding phosphoglucosamine mutase, with the protein MQLFGSSGTRGVVGEEFTPELVRRVAAAVATVWDADRIAVARDTRLSGGPLADVAAGTLAAAGADVDRLGVLPTPGVAYYCATASVPALLLTASHNPPAYNGIKLLGADGTELFVDAYERVEAAVGDDALAAWDAVGDARQVDGVADEYRADLLAHLDREAVAAADLTVAVDPGHGAGSSISPDFLRELGCAVRTVHADPDGHFPGRDPEPVAENLTDLRRLVRTTDADVGIAHDGDADRAIFVDETGAVVDGDTSLAALAAAELSRIDRTASGDVAVVSAVNVSQRLVDVVADAGAELDLTPIGSTHLVTRVRDRRRAGDRVPIAGEGNGGIFFPRYRLTRDGIYAAGKFLELLADADATASEVVAPFTDYHLVRENLTYDDDAERARLLDAAETYAHEADVALDTTDGYRLDYGDAWVLVRPSGTEPKVRIYAEARDADRASTLATDLRRRLDAAR; encoded by the coding sequence ATGCAACTGTTCGGTTCGAGCGGCACGCGTGGGGTGGTCGGCGAGGAGTTCACGCCCGAACTCGTCCGACGGGTGGCGGCCGCCGTGGCCACCGTCTGGGACGCCGACCGGATCGCCGTCGCCCGCGACACCCGCCTCTCGGGCGGCCCGCTCGCCGACGTGGCGGCGGGCACCCTGGCGGCCGCCGGCGCCGACGTGGATCGACTCGGCGTCCTTCCGACGCCCGGGGTCGCCTACTACTGTGCGACCGCGTCGGTTCCCGCCCTTCTTCTCACCGCCTCGCACAATCCGCCGGCGTACAACGGCATCAAGCTACTCGGCGCCGACGGCACGGAACTCTTCGTCGACGCCTACGAGCGCGTCGAGGCGGCGGTCGGCGACGACGCCCTCGCCGCGTGGGACGCCGTGGGCGACGCCCGGCAGGTCGACGGCGTCGCCGACGAGTACCGGGCGGACCTGCTGGCCCACCTCGACCGCGAGGCCGTCGCGGCCGCCGACCTCACCGTCGCCGTCGACCCCGGCCACGGCGCCGGCTCGTCGATCTCACCCGACTTCCTCCGCGAACTCGGCTGTGCCGTCCGTACCGTCCACGCCGACCCCGACGGTCACTTCCCCGGCCGCGACCCCGAACCCGTCGCCGAGAACCTGACCGACCTCCGACGTCTCGTTCGGACGACCGACGCCGACGTGGGGATCGCCCACGACGGCGACGCCGACCGCGCCATCTTCGTCGACGAGACGGGCGCCGTCGTCGACGGCGACACCTCGCTCGCGGCGCTCGCGGCCGCGGAACTCTCCCGGATCGACCGGACGGCGTCCGGCGACGTCGCGGTCGTCTCCGCCGTCAACGTCTCACAGCGACTTGTCGACGTCGTCGCCGACGCCGGCGCGGAACTCGACCTGACGCCCATCGGCTCGACACACCTCGTCACGCGTGTGCGCGACCGTCGACGGGCGGGCGATCGGGTCCCCATCGCCGGCGAGGGCAACGGCGGCATCTTCTTCCCGAGATACCGTCTCACCCGCGACGGCATCTACGCTGCGGGGAAGTTCCTCGAGTTGCTCGCCGACGCGGACGCCACGGCGAGCGAGGTGGTCGCGCCCTTCACCGACTACCACTTGGTTCGCGAGAACCTGACTTACGACGACGACGCCGAGCGCGCGCGACTCCTCGACGCCGCCGAGACGTACGCCCACGAGGCCGACGTCGCCCTCGATACCACCGACGGCTACCGCCTCGATTACGGCGACGCGTGGGTGCTGGTCCGGCCGAGCGGCACCGAACCGAAGGTCCGGATCTACGCCGAGGCGCGCGACGCCGACCGGGCGTCGACGCTCGCGACCGACCTGCGTCGACGGCTCGACGCGGCGCGCTGA
- the fer gene encoding ferredoxin Fer, whose amino-acid sequence MPTVEYLNYEVLDDHGWEMDEDDLFEKAADAGLDDEDYGSLDVNEGEYVLEAAEAQGYDWPFSCRAGACANCAAIVMEGDLDMDMQQILSDEEVEEKDVRLTCIGSPTADEVKLVYNAKHLDYLQNRVI is encoded by the coding sequence ATGCCCACGGTAGAATACCTCAATTACGAAGTGCTGGACGACCACGGCTGGGAGATGGACGAAGACGACCTCTTCGAGAAGGCCGCCGACGCGGGGCTCGACGACGAGGACTACGGCTCACTCGACGTCAACGAGGGCGAGTACGTCCTCGAAGCGGCCGAGGCACAGGGCTACGACTGGCCCTTCTCGTGCCGTGCCGGCGCCTGCGCGAACTGCGCGGCCATCGTCATGGAGGGTGACCTCGACATGGACATGCAGCAGATCCTCTCGGACGAGGAAGTCGAGGAGAAGGACGTCCGGCTGACCTGCATCGGCAGCCCGACGGCCGACGAGGTGAAGCTCGTCTACAACGCGAAACACCTCGACTACCTCCAGAACCGCGTCATCTGA
- a CDS encoding A24 family peptidase, with the protein MLAATTDLLRLIAVPALGWAAWRDVRTRRLPNRLWYPLAAVGLLTLVWDALAHLPVAGVDDRLFVVRVGISVLVLVPLGYGLWWIGGFGGADAKALMTLAVLFPTYPVFYLSTGAYPAVVTNVGVFSMTILTNAVLVGMAYPVYLGVRNGLRGDEAPVMFLGRRTDVSALPAEHGRLFETTDSFTRRGLDLDALRMYLRWRGTGLAALRANPAAYRDPESVGETHEPTDGAVDEAAVERREAPADVDEADADVEASFDDPWAAERFLAEIDGSAYGTTPETLREGLDVVTTRESVWISPGIPFIVPLFLGLCLALTYGDLLFGLLRAVGAV; encoded by the coding sequence ATGCTCGCGGCGACGACGGACCTGCTGCGGTTGATCGCGGTCCCGGCGCTGGGATGGGCGGCGTGGCGCGACGTACGTACTCGTCGGCTCCCGAACCGCCTGTGGTATCCCCTCGCAGCCGTCGGACTGCTGACGCTCGTGTGGGATGCACTCGCCCATCTGCCGGTCGCGGGCGTCGACGACCGACTCTTTGTCGTTCGGGTGGGGATCAGCGTCCTCGTTCTCGTCCCCCTCGGGTACGGGCTCTGGTGGATCGGCGGCTTCGGCGGCGCCGACGCCAAGGCGCTGATGACCCTCGCCGTGCTCTTTCCCACCTATCCGGTCTTTTACCTCTCGACGGGCGCCTATCCGGCGGTGGTCACGAACGTCGGCGTGTTCTCGATGACGATCTTGACGAACGCCGTCCTCGTCGGGATGGCCTATCCGGTCTACCTCGGCGTCCGCAACGGCCTCCGGGGCGACGAGGCGCCCGTCATGTTCCTCGGCCGGCGGACCGACGTCTCCGCGCTGCCGGCCGAACACGGCCGTCTGTTCGAGACGACCGATTCGTTCACGCGGCGCGGTCTCGATCTCGACGCCCTGCGGATGTACCTGCGGTGGCGGGGAACCGGCCTCGCAGCACTCCGGGCGAACCCGGCAGCCTACCGCGACCCCGAGAGCGTGGGCGAGACACACGAACCGACCGATGGAGCTGTCGACGAGGCGGCCGTCGAACGCCGCGAGGCGCCGGCCGACGTCGACGAGGCCGACGCGGACGTAGAGGCGTCGTTCGACGATCCGTGGGCCGCCGAGCGGTTCCTCGCCGAAATCGACGGGAGCGCCTACGGGACGACCCCGGAGACGCTCCGGGAAGGACTCGACGTCGTGACGACCCGCGAGTCGGTGTGGATCTCCCCCGGGATTCCCTTCATCGTCCCACTCTTTCTCGGACTCTGTCTCGCCTTGACCTACGGGGACCTCCTCTTCGGACTGCTTCGCGCGGTCGGCGCCGTGTAG